One genomic region from Terriglobia bacterium encodes:
- a CDS encoding DUF4136 domain-containing protein — protein sequence MKLTTRIMAIAFFAFAVGSVLAQDVRYNFDKNTDFSKFKTYKWVQIKGADQLNDMADRQLKQAVDAELLTKGLQKSDSDDADLYIGYEAAISQEKQFTSYSTDWGYGPGWGGRWYGGTGSSTTYGSTSTVQIGQIDLVMYDRAAKAMVWRSSASKTLDAKAKPEKQEKNLKKAVAKMLKNYPPSSK from the coding sequence ATGAAGCTGACGACACGTATCATGGCGATTGCCTTCTTCGCCTTCGCTGTTGGTTCGGTTCTCGCGCAGGATGTCCGTTACAACTTCGACAAGAACACGGACTTCTCAAAGTTCAAAACATACAAGTGGGTACAAATCAAAGGTGCTGATCAACTGAACGATATGGCTGACCGGCAGCTGAAACAGGCTGTCGATGCAGAGTTACTAACGAAAGGTCTGCAGAAATCGGACAGTGATGATGCGGATCTCTATATCGGGTACGAAGCTGCTATCAGCCAGGAAAAACAGTTCACCTCGTACAGCACGGACTGGGGTTACGGACCGGGATGGGGTGGCCGGTGGTACGGTGGCACGGGTAGCTCCACTACCTACGGCAGCACCAGTACAGTACAGATCGGACAGATCGACCTGGTTATGTACGATCGCGCGGCCAAAGCAATGGTGTGGCGTAGCAGTGCGAGCAAGACACTCGACGCGAAGGCCAAGCCGGAAAAACAGGAGAAGAATCTGAAGAAGGCCGTTGCAAAGATGCTCAAGAACTATCCACCTAGTTCGAAATAA
- a CDS encoding outer membrane beta-barrel protein: MHLFKAALAMFAFTAVAMVAVAQEEYPKAEVALGYSLVRYSTTGPLEQFTANGGSTSIAYNFNRKIGLVADLGGYNNNNIRGYDVDNTMFTYLFGPRFTARGEHVNIFGHAMFGGAHISGSAGPLLVPGGGSTTSFEEANNSAAFLIGGGFDVHLSKHIALRPAQLDYLLIRFNPTVQGVELSSTQNNLRFSAQLVFKFGH; encoded by the coding sequence ATGCATCTATTCAAAGCGGCACTCGCGATGTTTGCATTTACGGCGGTGGCGATGGTTGCCGTCGCCCAAGAGGAATACCCAAAGGCTGAAGTGGCCCTTGGATATTCGCTGGTTCGATATTCAACAACTGGACCTCTTGAGCAATTCACCGCCAACGGCGGCAGCACAAGCATCGCATACAACTTCAACCGAAAGATCGGCCTCGTTGCCGATTTGGGCGGTTACAACAACAACAACATTCGTGGCTACGACGTGGACAACACAATGTTTACGTATCTGTTTGGTCCACGGTTCACGGCTCGAGGCGAGCATGTGAACATCTTTGGCCACGCCATGTTTGGTGGCGCTCACATTTCAGGTAGCGCGGGACCGCTGCTCGTTCCTGGTGGTGGATCGACCACCTCGTTTGAGGAAGCAAACAACTCAGCAGCATTTCTGATTGGCGGCGGATTCGACGTGCACCTCAGCAAGCACATCGCGCTCCGACCCGCCCAGTTGGACTATTTGCTAATTCGTTTCAATCCCACAGTTCAGGGCGTCGAGTTGAGCTCGACACAGAACAACCTACGCTTCTCTGCTCAGCTAGTGTTCAAGTTCGGACACTAA
- a CDS encoding response regulator transcription factor yields MKQLRLALADDNPEILEMVSDLLGDEFSIVGLFADGKSVLQHNETVKPDVIILDVSLGDSNGFDVARMLREGGSTAQILFLTVYEDEEFVKASFEAGGTAYVIKRRLRSDLIPALHAVANHQVFISDITE; encoded by the coding sequence GTGAAACAGTTAAGGCTCGCCCTTGCCGACGACAATCCCGAGATTCTCGAGATGGTTTCTGATCTGTTGGGCGACGAGTTCTCTATCGTTGGGCTCTTCGCCGATGGCAAGTCCGTCCTGCAACACAATGAAACCGTAAAGCCCGATGTCATCATTCTCGACGTGTCACTTGGAGATTCCAACGGTTTCGATGTAGCCAGGATGTTGCGAGAGGGCGGGTCCACTGCTCAGATCTTGTTCCTGACTGTTTACGAAGATGAAGAATTTGTAAAGGCGAGCTTCGAAGCTGGAGGTACCGCCTATGTAATCAAGCGCCGTCTCCGATCGGATCTAATTCCGGCGCTTCATGCGGTCGCGAACCACCAAGTGTTCATTTCCGATATAACTGAATAG
- a CDS encoding response regulator transcription factor, translating into MRPLKGQIMEHHHRSRILIADDHILVAQACKSFLEPEFEVVGTANDGRALLQAAAQLRPDVVILDIAMPGLNGLDAGEQLKHMMRNVKIVYLSFHAEPDVCAEAFRRGASGYVLKQSASEELVRAVRAVLRNGSYITPLIVKDTVDFLLRSGDTSTPEKRITRRQREILQLLAEGKSMKEVASILSIRTGTVAFHKYKTMESLGLRTNAELLRYAIEHHLVE; encoded by the coding sequence ATGCGTCCTTTGAAAGGGCAGATTATGGAACACCACCATCGCTCCAGAATTTTAATCGCCGATGACCACATTCTTGTTGCGCAAGCCTGTAAAAGTTTTCTCGAACCGGAGTTCGAAGTTGTTGGAACGGCCAACGATGGACGGGCGTTGTTACAGGCCGCGGCCCAGCTTCGGCCTGATGTCGTAATCCTCGACATCGCTATGCCCGGCTTGAACGGTCTGGATGCAGGCGAACAACTGAAGCACATGATGCGCAACGTTAAAATTGTGTATTTGAGCTTTCATGCAGAACCAGACGTTTGTGCAGAAGCCTTTCGTCGCGGAGCGTCAGGATATGTCTTGAAGCAGTCTGCGTCGGAAGAGCTTGTGCGAGCCGTCAGAGCAGTGCTCCGGAACGGTTCGTATATCACTCCTCTCATCGTCAAGGACACCGTCGACTTTCTATTGCGGAGTGGTGACACTTCCACGCCCGAAAAACGCATTACAAGGCGGCAGCGTGAAATCCTTCAGCTACTTGCCGAAGGTAAGTCCATGAAGGAGGTTGCCAGCATTCTGTCAATCAGGACTGGTACGGTTGCGTTCCACAAGTACAAGACCATGGAATCTCTTGGGCTTCGGACAAATGCCGAATTGCTCCGGTATGCTATCGAACATCATTTGGTTGAATAG
- a CDS encoding Ig-like domain-containing protein, with the protein MCSCEGFFVSPQITSITVTPPSPSMVTGAVLQFNAVATYEDGATKVLSECVWTSSNTSILLVNKTGIGTAISAGSATLTATYDVGIGSTTVTINESPLVALRITPINPSVSLAQTTTQQFAAIATFGDGSERDITNSVSWTSSNTVVATVSSTGLATAKTVGTAIIKITSGTITDSTTLTVMP; encoded by the coding sequence ATGTGCTCCTGCGAAGGATTTTTCGTTAGCCCGCAGATCACATCGATTACGGTAACCCCTCCCAGCCCATCCATGGTCACGGGAGCGGTGTTGCAGTTCAACGCCGTTGCTACGTATGAAGATGGAGCAACGAAGGTTCTGAGCGAATGCGTCTGGACTTCTTCGAATACGTCCATTCTTCTCGTCAATAAAACTGGTATTGGCACGGCTATTTCTGCCGGCTCAGCCACGCTGACGGCAACTTACGACGTGGGAATTGGCTCAACAACGGTAACAATAAACGAGTCGCCCTTGGTCGCACTTAGAATTACTCCAATCAATCCCTCTGTCAGCCTGGCCCAAACAACCACCCAGCAATTCGCCGCCATCGCAACGTTCGGCGATGGATCCGAACGGGACATTACCAATTCTGTGTCGTGGACTTCCTCGAATACTGTGGTCGCCACGGTCAGTTCGACTGGACTGGCGACCGCAAAAACGGTCGGCACCGCAATCATCAAAATAACGTCGGGCACCATCACTGACTCAACAACCCTCACGGTTATGCCTTAA
- a CDS encoding response regulator transcription factor — translation MADDHTLIAEGCKSFLEPEFEVVAVVNDGRAMLKAATELKPDVVILDIAMPNLNGLDAGEQLRGALRNVKIIYLTMHIEPEVAAEAFRRGASAYVLKSSAAEELTLAVRSVLRGESYLTPLITKDTVTFLLRSGSSGMPEKRITSRQSEVLQLLAEGKSMKEIADILQLKPGTVAFHKYKIMETLGLRTNAELLRYAIEHHMLG, via the coding sequence TTGGCTGATGATCACACCTTGATTGCCGAGGGTTGCAAGAGCTTTCTGGAACCCGAGTTCGAGGTTGTGGCAGTAGTGAATGATGGTCGCGCGATGTTGAAGGCGGCAACGGAATTAAAACCAGATGTAGTAATTCTGGATATTGCAATGCCGAATTTGAATGGGTTGGATGCTGGCGAACAGCTCAGAGGCGCATTACGAAATGTCAAAATCATCTACTTGACCATGCATATCGAACCCGAAGTCGCCGCAGAGGCGTTTCGGCGAGGGGCATCAGCGTATGTTCTCAAGAGTTCCGCGGCAGAGGAGCTCACCCTGGCGGTACGGTCGGTCTTGCGGGGAGAGTCCTACCTTACTCCCCTTATCACGAAAGATACGGTCACGTTCTTATTGCGAAGCGGTTCCTCCGGCATGCCCGAAAAACGAATCACCTCTCGGCAGTCGGAAGTATTGCAACTGCTGGCTGAGGGGAAGTCGATGAAAGAGATCGCAGATATCTTGCAATTGAAGCCAGGGACTGTCGCTTTCCACAAATACAAGATCATGGAAACACTAGGGCTGCGAACCAATGCTGAACTCCTTCGATACGCCATCGAGCACCACATGCTTGGCTGA